ATGggggacagagagaaggaagaaaagattcCAAAGGGAGGAGCCTCCCCTGACATGGCAAGTAAGAGGGTGGGAGCGGAGCAAAGAAATTCATCCAAATTCCAAACGTCTGCATACAGTGTATTAGCTGGAAGCCATGACTTGAAGCAGAACTAAAAGAGGAAAAGtattagtttgcttttttttttgactcatgTGTATCTGATGATGTCACAGTAACGCTCTCTAAGGGGATGGCCAGGAGCTGGCAAATGCCCCACACAGAAATCCTTTGCTATCCTGCTCAGCCCATAAAGCAGTGCTTCTAAGCCTTTAGCATGAATGCAAATCCCGGAGATCTTGTTCAAATGTAGATTTGAAATTAGTAGGTCTGGGAAGGGtctcaagaatttgcatttctaccaaGCTCCCAGGTAAGGTTGGTCCCTCCCAGACCGCACTGTGGTACAGCAAGGGTgccccaggggcaggggcatcTCTGCAGACAGCATTATGCTCCTAGTAGAtatccttttattctttcttttgtggaGTTCAGAGATATGGTGAGGTCCCCAGACACAGAGGGGAGAACAGGCTCAAGGGACTGCTGCCTGAAGAAATAAGCAGACTCCAGAGATCATGCAGTTTCCAATGGCTAGTAAGAAATGgtccattatcaaaaaaacagaaaacaaatgctggagaggatgtgaagaaagaggcacacttatccactgttggtgggaatgtaaaatggtacaaccactctggaaggcactttggtgattcctcaggaaaccaaggaagctgtggtagttagagtcagttgtcaacttggccaggtgaaggcacctagttctgttgctgtggacatgagccaatggtaggtgaatctcatctgttgctaattacatctgcagttggttaggaggcatgtctgctgcaatgagtgacgtttgacttaattggcttgtgcttaaatgagagaacgcaatgtagcacagtttaagcagctcggcattcctcatctcagcactagcagctcagcccaggcccttggagatgcagaaagaagtcaccccggggaaagttgttggaacccaggggcctggagagaagaccagcagagaccatcctgtgccttccacgtaagaaagaacctcagtggaaagttagctgcctttcctctgaagaaccaataaaataaatcccccccttttttttattaaaagccaatccgtctctggtgtgttgcattctggcagctagcaaactagaacagaagctaagtatagaattgccatatccagcaatcccattactaggtatatattcagaggacatgagagcaaggacacaaacagacatttgcacaccaatgtttatcgCTGCATTAtatatgattgccaagagatggaaacagctcaaatgtccatcaatggacaagtggctaaacaagctgtggtatatacatatgatggaatattatgcagcttaagacagaataaagtcatgaagcgtgtaacaacatggatggaccttgaggactgTGCCtatttgaatctatggtggaccccagaaaaaccatgtcctttaatcctcattcagaactgctggctgggagctttttgattgtttccgtggagatctAACCCAtcccattgtgggtggtaacttttgattacatggcttccatggagctgtgactccacacattccaggtgggtcttgattagttgactggaatcctttaaaagaggaagcattttagacaATGATGAcagcagcagagacatgagaactgcagagtccaccagccagtgacctttggagattaaggagaatgctcctggggaagcctcatgaagcaagaggtctggagaggaagctagaagatgtccccatgtttgccatgtgtctttccagtccagtgagaaaccctgaactttattggcctttcttgagtgaaggtgctctcttattggtgccttcatttgggcatttttatagacttactttaattgggacattttcttggtcttagaactgtaaaccagcaacttattaaattccctttttttaaaaagtcattccattgctggtatattgcattctggctgctagcaaactagaacaaggacattatgctgagtgaaattagtcagaaacaaaatgacaaatactatatggtttcactaatatgagctaacattaatgtgtgaacttggagaattgaaatgaagaatacaggttatcaggagatagaaatagggtagagattaggcaattggtgctgaaggagttcagagtgtgcaacaggactgattgtgaaaattcaggAATGAATAGCCCAAAATATTTGATTGTGGCACAATCATATAAGTATGCTGAATGGAGCTAATGTGATTATAATAGAAGGAGAAGAGCtggaggcacatatgaaaccagaaggaaaagcaaaggGTAAACATTGAGATGGTAaaatttaggaatgtctagagtggacaatgatggtgattaaatgtataaataaaaaaaacacttttgaacgagggagaacaaatgaatgtcaatattgcagggtgttggaaatagatggtgtgctggtttgaaaggaagcatgccccctaagaaaagccatgttttaatataaatcccatttcataaaggtagaataatctctattcaatactgtatgtttgaaactgtaatgagatcatctccctggttgatgtgatttagtcaagaatggttgttagactggattaggggatgacatgtctccacccatttgagtgggtcttgattagtttctgaagtcctataaaagacgaaacattttggagaatgagagattcagagagagcagagactgctgcagcaccacgaagcagagagtccaccagccagtgacctttggagatgaagaaggaaaatgcctcccagggagcttcatgaaaccagaagccaggagagaaagctagcagatgtgctgtattcgccatgtgcccttccagctgagagagaagccctgactgtgtttgccaagtgccttcccacttgagagagaaacccagaacttcatcggccttcttgaaccaaggtatctttccctggataccaatccctttgattggtcatttctatagacttgttttaattgggacattttcttggctttagaagtgtaaactagcaactcattaaattccccattttaaaagccattctgtttctggtatattgcatttcggcagctagcaaactagaacagatggtatatgagaaaaagtacAGTAGATGCAAGctaggtctatagtcaacaataacgttgtaatatgctttcaGTGAATAAAGCAAAGGCATTAttccaaaactaaatgccaacagGTGAGGGTGGGCATAGGGAAGGGATATGAATtcattgtggaagaaaaggaaatgtcttcctatagattatggtggtgaaggcatgtctacacccttaggttggattgtatgatgtatggataaaactgttcaaaaatgaacagagaaacaagtgctagagaaaatgcagagaaagagatgtacctattcactgtcatgAAAGAAACTGAGTGGTGTAGccccttggaaggcagtgtggtggttccacaggaggctaggggtggagttgccataggatcctgcaaccccattgctcattGAATGTGGGACACATAGacctttgcacactggtgttcatggtgGCAGCGTTCCTGACccacaatagatggaggtggcctgagggtacAGTGAGAGAGGAATGGGGGGAGGAactatggtgtacacatacaatgggcTACAGTGGCCGCCacaaggagtgaagttgtgaggcatgcaaccaaacaaatgaaacttaaggactgtatgttgaatgaaatgtcaggaacaacaAGACAAAtaccatgcctcaatcatatggactaactgtaatataaaaactcagtgaactgaaatcaagaacatgggttatcagttattgtaaagggtcctagattgtaagctcttacagcagtacGTGTGTTCAGGAGGTGCAACTGTtaactctaaattctgagatactgggctgtttgtacataacctggtcgttcccagaaacttgggatatttatgtgacacctgagactcagaattagaactctgaagctatgaaagtcagcagtaccccatgcaggaactgttgaaaaagtgatcagacttcgagtagagatatgaatgacgctgatctggatagggctaaggtacatcagaatacagggaaaaggattatatcatccatattttcaaacttcaacttctgtgtgagacaaaagggagagatgtttacttggtacaaaatttatattgtgggtagtgcatttcctaatttaacttgtatggttagtttaattgaacaccacaagtacatggaatcttgaatagggcatgagattttattgattggttcaggttagtgtgatgctctaatatatcccagagtaatttgggagaGAATAAACAAGCATTTGCAAAgcctccttgggggactggggagaaaagaagaaatattcaactcccccaattggagaatttctaagtctcacaagcagtggggacagccaaatcaataggctgagccctcaaacttggggttagcctctatgaaacttatcctgcaaagggtaggctaagcatacttaaaattagacctaagagtcacccccagagacaccctcttttgttgctcagaagtggcctctctctctaaaccaactcgcaggtgaattcactgtcctTTGTCCTACATGACACATGACCCCAGGCATTGTGGCACTGTGAGACAGAAGTCCTgggcatcaaggggttgagaaggccttcttgacccaaagggagaagagaggaatgagacaaaataaactttcagtggctgagagatttcaaaccaagtttattcttatattcttattcttatgcattacatagatatccttttttagtttgtaGTGCATTGGAGTGCCTGGAGAGAAGTTCCAGGCACTGTAAggctattgaactgtgttccaatagccttaagtcttgaagatgattgtataaagataaaacttttacaaccGTGACTacgtgattgttaaaaccttgtgtctgatgctccttttatccatggtatggacagatgagtaaaaaaatacggataaaaaaaaataaatagatcatAGGGGAAGAAGGAGTAAAATAagttggatagatggaaatacttgtggtcaatgagaggtgtatggtatgtatgaatttttttcttttttctttttctttttctgagtgatgcaaatgttctaaaagtgatcatggcaatgaatacacaagtatTCATCACAAAATATTGTGAACCAAtgagtgtacaccatgtatggaatgcatatgtgtgaagattcttcaataaagatattttaaaaaaaaagaaatgcacaaaagttttagtTAGCTGAGGCCTTCCCTGAGAGATAAAACTGTGGGGAATTTTTCACAATgtcctttttttatattttctgcacTTGCATGTGTTCCTtgtaaacaaaagagaaaagtaacaagggcaagttattttttaaaaaagaacaaaaagttaACAGTTATTCCCAGAAATGAGAGAGTTTGAATATGCCTAATAAATTCACATTACCAGAAATGGTAGTTTGGCTATTTCCAGTACGGGAACAAAATCCTCGGTTGTTCTGGCCAATGTTTCCTAAGCAAGGGGTGGAGTTTCTTTGGAAGGATAAATAACTGTGAGCATTCATGAAGTTCCAGCACTGCCGGCAGGCTGCTTTGGATCCACCAACTGCACCCAGCTCAGGAGGCAGGTAACCAATGAAGCTCTTCATCTAGAGGCAAAGGAACCCATCTTTCTGGGGTGGGTCTGGCCTGTGGCACAGTGGGAGCCGGGAGGAGGGAGGTGACAGGAGGCCGTCCTGAGCCTAGCCCTGCCACTGAATCCCTGGTGGTCTGTGGACAATTCCTCTCCCTGGGTCTGAGTTTTCACAACTACAACGTGGCGGAGTTGCTGGGAGGACTGCCGTCGTCATTTCTGCTTCCAACCCTTTTGGGTTCTGAGGTTCGTGGAGAAGGTGGTCTCGATTCACCCCACCTGTGTATCCCCAtcctccacctccccacccctcctttcTTGTATCTGACTCCCCCCCCCATCAGGAGAGGAACTTTCTGGCGGCAGGGGCGGGAGGGGTGATCTCTGAAGGCCTGTCACCTGGCCCACGGTGCTCTTCTCAGAACGTGGCTGCAGTGAGTCCCACTGGGCATGGACTGTGGGCACGATGGGGTTTCAGGGTCTCCATGGGGAACTTGGAGGCTCCACGTCCCATCCTGGCCCCTGCTGTCCCTAGGCGGAACACACAGACAGGCTGCTGCTCTGTCCAGTGACAGAAAGACAGCTCACCAACAAGCCAGCCCTGCAACTTGCCCAAATAGATCATTGTTTTTTCCAGAAATGATttatttgaggggaaaaaaaagtttaactcTCTTCCAAATAAGCAGTTACATCAGACCTCCATTCCTAAGGGTAAACAGTTGAGGCAACCAAACTACTTTTGTCCCTGGGCTTGACCAAAGGGATTTCATTGCCCTTTGATTAATGTTGTCTCCTTcattcccttccctcttccctcctcaCCTTGCCCCCTTCCCTCCCATGCTCTCTTCTattctcctccccttccctcctcttctcatTCTCCCATCCTCTCCatcctcacttctctcttcccttctatTCCCCCCCCTCCTCCTGTCTCTCCTtgcctctcccctctctttctcttcaccCCTTTCCACCCCTCCCatcccttcccctctcttcctttcctgcccctccccctctgcTCTGAATTCTGGAACTGAGTGCAAAGAGGCTGAAGGTTAATAATCCTGTTTGTTGCAGTCCAGGGGCCTGGAACTCGCCCTCTCTCAGGCCTCCTGAGCCCTAACTCCATTGCCTCTCCTGGGGATCTGAGCTCGTAGTTTCAGGGAGAGGGAGCACAGCAGGCGGTGACATCTTTGCAACACCTCTTACCCGTCAGGCACCTCCACTGCTCATCTCACCTTAGCAGCTTTCACAGAgatggaaactgaggctaagagagAGGTTTTGCCACTTGCTCACAGTCACACAGCGGTCGCAGGTGGCCAAACTGAAATGCCAGTCCCAGCATCTTAGATGCTGAAGTCCATTCTGATTTCCCTCCACCAAGGGGCCTTTCCAGACTAAGGCTGGGAGCAGCGACCACGTGGTAACCTGACAGGGGATGGAAAGAAAATTCTGCCCTCATTTGGCGTTTACACAGCCAGCCCTGATGGGGCCATCCATGTCCTGGGCACCCACCACCTGCTTTCTGTGCACTCCCAGCCTATCCTCACGGGGCGCAGCCAAGCAGTAGGGCCTACCCAGGGTCACACGACTTATAACTGAGAGACAGGAGGGCATTGAGGGCTTGGGGTTTTTCCCCTGGGTTTTACTACAGAGCTGGGACAGGGGACATAAGAGTAAGAAAAGCCCCTCTTTTTGCTCACCTAGTAGGAGAAGTAATAGGCAGTCTTCTGATTGGAGAGCATCTCACACAGCCATTGGATTCCCCCTCAATTCTCCAGTGTTtgctgtgtggcctcaggcaaGTCCCTTGACCTCTCTGTTCCCAGTTTCTTCACTGGGAACAACGGCAATAACAACCGAACCTGCCTCAAAGGGTAAGAGGGAGCACAGAACGTAATGATGTAGGTGGGATGCCCAGGCGATCACTACCCATGGAAGGTCCCGAAGTTAGTAAGGGGCTGCAGAGCAGGGACAGGAACCCAGGCCATATACAAGGTGATGCAAAGAGAATTGCAGTGGTGCTCAGGTCACCTTCTGTTTGTATCAGAGCGCTGCTTTTTATTTTGATCTAAACTTGTCTAACAAACAGAATCTTTGCTTTTCAGAGTAGAGTGTGGAGAGGATGTCTCTCCTCCTGGCCCTGGGGCTCTTGGTGGCTGGGTTCTGTCCGTCTGTCCTGTGCCACCCGGCCAGCACACTTGGTGGGGAGAATCTCACCCAGGAAGACCAAAGCAACAGAACACATGTGGATGACCTCAGAATGGCCTCCAACAATGCTGACTTCGCCTGCAGCCTCTACAAGCAGTTGGCTTTGATGACTCCTGAAAAGAACATCGTCTTCTCCCCGGTGAGCCTTTCTGTGGCCTTGGCCTTCCTGTCCCTGGGAGCCCATGGCACCACCCTGACGGAGATTCTCGAAGGCCTAAAGTTCAACCTCACTGAGACCACCGAGGCAGAAATCCACCAGGGCTTCCGGCGCCTCATGCAGGCCCTCAACCAGCCCCAACCCCAGCTGCAGCTGAGTATGGGCAATGCTCTCTTTGTCAATGGGGAGCTCAAGCTGCTGGAGAAGTTCATGGAAGACGCCCAGGCTCTGTACGCCTCTGAGGCCTTCGCCACCAACTTTCAGGACTCTGCCGCCGCAGAGAAGCTCATCAACGACCATGTGAAGAAGGAAACCCAGGGAAAAATTGTGGATTTGGTCAAGGGCCTTGACCCACAAACAATGATGGTTCTGGTGAATTACATCTTCTTTAAAGGTGAGCGCTGGACCTGGGGTTACGTTTTGAGCCTTTGGGCCTATTTCTGGGCTGGCTCAGCAAATTGTGCTTTTATACAAACCTCTATAAAATGGGCTACCATTCTCTCCCGTGGCTTACTGGGGCTTGGGTAACAGACTGTGCCCTGCATGCTTTCCTCTGGTAGGATTTCCAAATAGTTTGTTCCAGGTTAGGAAATAACTGCAGTGGAGTCCCTTACCCTTTGTTTGTATCAGAGCGGTGCTTTACGTTCTGATCTAAATTTGCCTGACAAACAGAAGGAAGGAGCTCTCCTTTCAAATCACTCTTTGGGGATTGGAACTGGACCTTCTTCTTCTTAGAAGAGAACTTGTTGGAAATCTCCAGGAAGCCCTCAGCTTGGGCACCCTGCAGGGCCGTTCCTGAGCTGCACCTGCAGAAGGGGTTCTGTCCCGGCCAGGGGTTCTCCAGAAATGGAGTAGGCCCAGGAGGGGATAGGTGGCTGTCTCCCAGGAACCCAGCTACCCCAAGGTTCTGTGCCTCTCTTCACTTAGAACCTTGAGGGCAGAAATGGCTTGGAAGATCCAGGAAGGGCCTCAGGGAATAGCCATGCCCAAGACAGAACTCTTCCCCAGCTTCTCCTTGAACCAGCATCTGAACCCATCAATAGGGATGCACCCCATGCAAACCATAGAGCCTGTCTGGGCTCTGCTACTGCATGGCCAATCCTGTAAATCTGAAGGTGAAGAGTCTAAGCATCTAGAGCCAGCAGTCCAGATGGGGAAGAAAAGATATGGACACAAAGAACTCTATTTGAAGCCAGAGGGTGGTAAGATGCACAAAGAGACATGAGCCTTGTGGTGTCACTGAAAGCTCTGCACGAGGGGTGACTGGCTGTGTCCCAGGGCAAGCTGCTTCCCTCTTAGGTCaggtttttcatctgtaaaatgaagaccTGGAGCAGGATTTCTCTCTGATCTGCCTTGAGTCTTTCATGTGCTCTCCTCCTCCCATCCTGCCACACCCTATCCTGGAACTCTTTCCTCCAAATTCTCCTACCCTGGGATGGACCAACTTGTCAGGGCTTTCTCCCCCTCTCAGGCTCTAAGCAGTAGCTCATAGGCCCTTATGAGGCTCTGGCAGGGCCATTACAGTTGCCAACAATGGGGAAACAAGACTGAGTGGAGAAAGGAAGACTTCTCCCAGagcattttttctctctctctcttggatCCAGATAGACTAATAAGAGAAGGGCATTGCAACAGAGGGAGTGGCCCAAGGTGTGGCTAAGCAAGAAATTCACTGTGGCTGCAGAGCAGAgtcctagagagagagaggcagaagctGGAGGTGTTGAATCAAGCTGAGTCCAGATCCATAAAGAACAATTTAGCCTTGTGAGACTTGTGAACTCAACTAGAGGGCCCTGGGAAAATGATCTGCCACATGGGGTTAGGAGGGGAGGAGCAAGCCCAGAGTCAGGGAGGTCCACGAGGAAGCTGCCTAAATGGAGATGATAGAACCTGATGTCTTAGGTGGGGATGTTGGAGATGTTAAGGCAGGTAGGATGCAGATGTAAGATTATGAAAAGTTATAGAGTCAGAAGTGATTATAAGATGGATGGTGATTTTCTCTCTCAAATCCATCCTTCTTCCCACTCTGGCATACAAGAGAGCCCTGGGATTCCCTGAGGTGACTATCTTCTGGGCAGGGACCCAGATTAAAAAGTGAATCAGCAAAAAGATCCTAAAGGAGTCTCATCCTCCTGGGTAATGTGTGGCCCTGTTCCCACCTGGTGGCCACAGAAGCCACCTGAAGAGCTGCTGCATTGGATAAGTAGGGACACCTATTTAGCTAAAGCATCTCATGCACTGAAATGGAGCCTGACCAGAGATGCTTTTTTACAAGATTTGCCTACAGCAACTCGATGTTGGAaacagagaagcagagaaggTCTGTGTGtggaaagagggaggagaggcTGACAGCTTTGCATCTCACAAAGTCTACAGATGGGGCAAGTCAAGAAGGTCACTGGGGAGCGTAGTACCACCCAATAGACCCAGGAAGCACACCTACTATCACCAGCTGTTCACATGACCTTGTCTAATCCTCATGGTGGCCTTGCAAGGTAGATGGTGAagttccca
This genomic stretch from Tamandua tetradactyla isolate mTamTet1 chromosome 12, mTamTet1.pri, whole genome shotgun sequence harbors:
- the SERPINA3 gene encoding alpha-1-antichymotrypsin, whose product is MSLLLALGLLVAGFCPSVLCHPASTLGGENLTQEDQSNRTHVDDLRMASNNADFACSLYKQLALMTPEKNIVFSPVSLSVALAFLSLGAHGTTLTEILEGLKFNLTETTEAEIHQGFRRLMQALNQPQPQLQLSMGNALFVNGELKLLEKFMEDAQALYASEAFATNFQDSAAAEKLINDHVKKETQGKIVDLVKGLDPQTMMVLVNYIFFKAKWKNPFDPRDTFKTKFHVNTRKSVEVSMMSLEEVTMPYFRDKVLSCTLVELKYTSNTSALFILPDEGKMKSVEAMLSPETLRRWRDSLKTSWIDDLYVPKFSISSDYNLEGILPQLGMREVFTSDADLSGITGSKNLMVSQVVHKALLDVAEEGTEAAAATGIKIIPLSGRIGPLITVYFNKPFLIIITDTITSDTLFMGKVVNPNQA